Proteins encoded in a region of the Paenibacillus pedocola genome:
- a CDS encoding 2-oxoacid:acceptor oxidoreductase family protein — translation MVQLPKVNDLGFFEIRLESIGGLGANLAGKMLAEAGVVGAGLNGVSFSSYGSEKKGSPVKAHIRFCDLNTHIRDTSPVERPHVVGVFHEALAKTVNVTSGINEDSTVLVNSAKTPEELKELLKMKAGTIAVIDATSIALKEKNRVNMAMLGALFRLCPFLDTETMKGVIEKSLGKKYPQAVQSAITTFDRGYNEVKFMHFELAPGDSMPEYVRSDISSLGYETQPMGGTIINPGSSFLKNLSISRSGMIPAYENESCINCAQCDTVCPDQCFVWEERLDRKGRSQMFLLGIDYQYCKGCLKCVGACPTSALSSIREKEGYADSHTVHHTFDLVTQL, via the coding sequence GTGGTACAATTACCAAAAGTAAACGATCTCGGATTTTTTGAGATCCGGCTGGAGTCCATTGGAGGACTCGGCGCTAACCTGGCCGGTAAGATGCTCGCGGAAGCGGGAGTCGTCGGAGCAGGACTGAACGGCGTCAGCTTCTCGTCTTACGGTTCGGAGAAAAAGGGCTCTCCTGTAAAGGCCCACATCCGGTTCTGTGATTTGAATACGCATATCCGTGATACTTCGCCGGTAGAGCGTCCCCATGTGGTTGGTGTATTTCACGAAGCGCTTGCCAAGACCGTCAATGTGACCAGCGGAATCAATGAAGACAGTACTGTTCTTGTGAACTCGGCCAAGACGCCGGAAGAACTCAAAGAGCTGCTGAAAATGAAGGCTGGTACCATTGCCGTGATCGACGCGACAAGCATCGCACTGAAAGAGAAGAACCGTGTAAACATGGCCATGCTAGGTGCGCTGTTCCGGCTCTGCCCGTTCCTCGATACCGAAACTATGAAGGGTGTTATCGAGAAGTCGCTCGGCAAAAAATATCCGCAGGCCGTGCAATCGGCGATTACGACCTTTGACCGCGGCTATAACGAAGTAAAGTTTATGCACTTCGAGCTTGCGCCAGGAGACAGCATGCCTGAATATGTACGTTCCGACATTTCGTCGCTTGGTTATGAAACCCAGCCGATGGGCGGTACGATTATCAATCCGGGCAGCAGCTTCCTGAAGAACCTGAGCATTTCCCGTTCCGGCATGATTCCGGCTTATGAGAACGAGTCCTGCATCAACTGCGCACAGTGTGATACCGTCTGTCCGGACCAGTGTTTTGTCTGGGAAGAACGGCTTGACCGCAAGGGACGTTCACAAATGTTCCTGCTGGGTATCGATTATCAATATTGCAAAGGCTGCCTGAAATGCGTTGGCGCCTGCCCGACCTCGGCACTGTCCAGTATCCGTGAGAAGGAAGGCTACGCTGACAGCCACACTGTGCATCATACATTTGATCTGGTCACGCAATTATAA
- a CDS encoding thiamine pyrophosphate-dependent enzyme, translating into MAIDYEKEVGSAKVEQKFLYESGNEMAAYAAHQINYHVMGYFPISPSTEVAQFLDTMKASGQHDIMLVPSDGEHSSAGICYGASTAGGRVFNATSAQGYMFMLEQLPVQAGTRMPMVMNLICRSISGPLNIHGDHSDLYFALNTGWPILMCRDPQSVYDMNLMALKLAEHAKVRLPVMVASDGYFTSHQKRRVQAFAHREDVHKFVGEQPPVGFTDTLDRNNPVTVGPYMNEPDYINNRYQQSVAMYNAGEVFEEIAQEFAELTGRHYPMIEQYRMEDADVAVFLMNSASEIIKDVVDQLRLQGIKAGAISPNMIRPFPQKQIAEALKNVKAITVGDRADSVGGHGGNMVNEIKAALFTYGNTTTKVISRIYGLGGKDFYAEDGHHFFQLAMDAVVADRVEVPFDYYGHNPGEPDKAPQRLLKPMNFDLLKTGLITVTKNEETGKLAVKVPPVRSLMKKPRRLSPGHGACPGCGIFSGLELFFKGIEGDIVALYHTGCAMVTTTGYPYSSHKSTFIHNLFQNGAATLSGVVEMFWERKRRGELDGLGLKDDFTFVMVTGDGGMDIGMGPAIGAALRGHKMIIVEYDNEGYMNTGAQQSYSTPLGHRTSTSSIGKTQQGKLTQHKDTAQIMAATNIPYVFTGCEAYPQDLLKKAAKAQWYAQNEGLVYGKILIACPLNWMSEDKDGTDIVSLAVESCFFPLYEVEHGTTNITYNPEDKDKRVEVSAWLKTMGKTRHLLKPENEPALRSFESEVQRRWSRLKAKHEHPDL; encoded by the coding sequence ATGGCTATTGATTATGAAAAAGAAGTAGGCTCTGCCAAAGTAGAGCAGAAATTCCTATATGAATCAGGTAATGAGATGGCAGCCTACGCTGCGCATCAGATCAACTATCATGTCATGGGGTATTTCCCGATTTCACCATCGACGGAGGTTGCCCAGTTCCTCGATACGATGAAAGCCAGCGGCCAGCATGATATTATGCTTGTTCCATCCGACGGCGAGCACAGCTCAGCAGGGATTTGTTACGGCGCCTCTACCGCAGGTGGACGCGTATTTAACGCAACCAGCGCGCAAGGATATATGTTCATGCTTGAACAGCTGCCTGTACAAGCCGGTACGCGCATGCCTATGGTCATGAACCTGATCTGCCGTTCGATTTCGGGACCGCTGAACATTCACGGTGATCACTCCGATTTGTATTTTGCACTCAATACCGGCTGGCCGATTCTGATGTGTCGTGATCCGCAGTCCGTCTACGACATGAATCTGATGGCACTGAAGCTGGCAGAACATGCGAAAGTCCGTCTTCCGGTCATGGTAGCTTCTGACGGCTACTTTACATCCCACCAGAAGCGCCGTGTGCAGGCTTTTGCCCACCGCGAAGATGTTCACAAATTCGTAGGCGAGCAGCCGCCGGTTGGCTTTACAGATACATTAGACCGTAACAATCCGGTCACAGTCGGTCCATATATGAATGAACCGGATTATATCAACAACCGTTATCAGCAGTCGGTGGCAATGTACAATGCCGGAGAAGTATTCGAAGAAATCGCCCAGGAATTTGCTGAGCTGACCGGACGCCACTATCCTATGATTGAGCAGTACCGGATGGAGGATGCTGATGTGGCGGTCTTCCTGATGAACTCTGCGTCTGAGATTATTAAGGATGTCGTGGATCAGCTGCGCCTGCAGGGAATCAAAGCCGGAGCCATCTCACCGAATATGATCCGCCCGTTCCCGCAGAAACAAATTGCTGAAGCATTGAAGAATGTCAAAGCAATCACTGTGGGTGACCGTGCGGATTCTGTCGGCGGACACGGCGGCAACATGGTAAATGAGATTAAGGCTGCACTATTCACCTACGGCAATACAACCACTAAGGTGATCAGCCGGATTTACGGTTTGGGCGGTAAGGATTTCTATGCCGAAGACGGTCATCATTTCTTCCAGCTGGCTATGGATGCTGTCGTAGCTGACCGTGTAGAAGTGCCATTTGATTATTATGGACATAATCCTGGCGAACCTGACAAAGCACCGCAGCGCCTGCTGAAGCCGATGAATTTCGACTTGCTGAAGACAGGGCTGATTACAGTTACTAAGAATGAAGAAACTGGCAAGCTGGCCGTGAAGGTTCCTCCGGTCCGCAGCCTGATGAAGAAACCGAGACGTCTGTCTCCGGGTCACGGCGCATGTCCGGGCTGCGGGATTTTCTCGGGTCTTGAATTATTCTTCAAGGGAATTGAAGGAGATATCGTCGCGCTCTACCATACAGGCTGCGCAATGGTAACCACGACCGGCTATCCTTATTCATCGCATAAATCGACGTTTATCCATAACCTCTTCCAGAATGGTGCAGCAACGCTGTCCGGTGTGGTTGAAATGTTCTGGGAACGCAAGCGCCGCGGTGAGCTGGACGGGCTGGGCCTGAAAGATGACTTTACCTTCGTCATGGTAACAGGTGATGGCGGTATGGACATCGGGATGGGGCCAGCCATTGGTGCTGCTTTGCGCGGACACAAAATGATCATCGTCGAGTACGATAATGAAGGTTATATGAATACAGGTGCACAGCAGTCGTATTCGACACCGCTCGGCCACCGTACTTCTACTTCAAGTATCGGTAAGACCCAGCAGGGTAAATTAACCCAGCATAAGGATACAGCCCAGATCATGGCGGCTACCAATATTCCTTATGTGTTCACCGGCTGCGAAGCGTATCCGCAGGATCTGCTGAAGAAGGCTGCAAAAGCCCAGTGGTATGCACAGAATGAAGGCCTCGTCTACGGCAAAATTCTGATCGCCTGCCCGCTGAACTGGATGTCCGAGGACAAGGATGGCACGGATATTGTATCCTTGGCTGTTGAATCCTGCTTCTTCCCGCTGTATGAGGTGGAGCATGGCACAACGAACATTACGTATAATCCGGAAGACAAGGACAAACGTGTTGAAGTCTCCGCCTGGCTGAAGACGATGGGCAAAACCCGCCATCTGCTTAAGCCGGAGAACGAACCGGCACTTCGCAGCTTCGAGAGTGAAGTTCAGCGCCGCTGGAGCCGGCTCAAAGCGAAACATGAGCATCCGGATCTGTAA
- a CDS encoding NUDIX domain-containing protein, giving the protein MSENVEQTYNAKKYRTPDGVPADIVMFTLTKRERKTVTKTLPLRELKVMLIRRKKWPCAGMWALPGGFCQEDESIYDAATRELKEETGVDGGHLEYLGVYSTPGRDPRGWIISHAFFALVEEWMLEQRQASDDAGEVGLFTLQEALEELELAFDHHDIITDAYLRIQQQMLQTTIARQFLPRHFTLSELYQVIQTVVPEFKEPNFIRKITSTRSRQGILKEVRDEAGNPVSSNQYSQRPAQLYMFTDHEPLLSIYT; this is encoded by the coding sequence GTGAGCGAGAATGTGGAACAAACCTATAACGCCAAAAAGTACCGCACCCCGGACGGAGTTCCGGCCGACATTGTGATGTTCACTTTGACTAAGCGGGAACGGAAGACGGTCACCAAGACACTTCCCCTGCGCGAACTAAAGGTAATGCTGATCCGGCGGAAGAAATGGCCATGTGCCGGAATGTGGGCCTTACCGGGCGGTTTCTGCCAGGAAGATGAATCTATATATGATGCAGCAACACGTGAGCTGAAAGAGGAAACCGGTGTCGACGGCGGACACTTGGAATACCTTGGCGTGTACAGTACGCCTGGCCGGGATCCGCGCGGGTGGATTATCAGCCATGCTTTTTTTGCGCTGGTGGAGGAATGGATGCTGGAGCAGAGACAAGCCTCCGATGATGCGGGTGAGGTTGGACTGTTTACGCTTCAGGAAGCCCTGGAGGAGCTGGAGCTGGCTTTTGACCATCATGACATCATCACTGATGCCTACCTGCGGATTCAGCAGCAGATGCTGCAGACCACGATTGCCCGGCAGTTTCTGCCCCGGCATTTCACATTAAGCGAGCTGTATCAGGTAATCCAGACGGTAGTGCCGGAATTCAAAGAGCCGAATTTTATCCGCAAAATTACTTCAACACGCAGCCGTCAGGGTATATTAAAGGAAGTACGGGATGAAGCCGGCAATCCGGTCAGCTCAAACCAGTACTCCCAGCGCCCTGCACAGCTGTATATGTTCACAGACCATGAGCCGTTATTGTCTATCTATACGTAG
- a CDS encoding cysteine hydrolase family protein, with amino-acid sequence MKALIVIDFTNDFIDGSLPVGQPGIEIAPRVSELTRQFAENGDYVVMAVDLHEADDSYHPESKLFPPHNLRDSRGRELYGTLKDIYEANRSSIYWMDKTRYSAFSGTDLELKLRERGITELHLIGVCTDICVLHTAVDAYNKGFDLIIHEDAVASFNPDGHLWALGHFQGSLGAKVVTAAQ; translated from the coding sequence ATGAAGGCATTGATCGTGATAGATTTCACCAATGATTTTATTGACGGCAGTCTGCCTGTCGGGCAGCCGGGGATTGAGATTGCACCAAGAGTCAGCGAATTGACCAGGCAGTTTGCAGAGAACGGCGATTACGTGGTGATGGCTGTTGATCTGCATGAAGCAGATGATTCGTATCATCCGGAGAGCAAGCTGTTTCCGCCGCATAATCTGCGGGACAGCCGCGGCAGGGAATTGTACGGCACTTTGAAAGACATATATGAGGCTAACCGGTCTTCGATCTATTGGATGGACAAAACGCGCTACAGCGCCTTTAGCGGGACCGATCTGGAGCTGAAACTGCGCGAACGCGGCATTACGGAGCTGCATCTTATCGGCGTATGCACCGATATATGTGTGCTGCATACCGCAGTGGATGCATACAACAAAGGGTTTGATCTCATCATACACGAAGACGCTGTGGCCAGTTTTAACCCGGACGGGCATCTTTGGGCACTGGGGCATTTCCAGGGCAGTCTTGGAGCGAAGGTTGTTACCGCCGCACAATAG
- a CDS encoding MFS transporter, with the protein MATFFLIIIYLAFISLGLPDSMLGAAWPIMRLDYGAPVETAGLLSMVVVGGTIISSLASSAVLQRLGTGKVTFISVAVTALALLGFSYSSSVIWLAVLALPLGLGAGSIDTGLNNYVATHYKAHHMSWLHCFWGIGAMLGPILMSGYISNGDSWRKGFLTVSLIQFALVILLFVTLPLWKRTENIGQEAAKSGESAEPAGTDRNVLKIKGVKLAMITFLFYSGVEATLGLWGSSFLVNAKGLSAATAAGWVSLYYGGITAGRLITGFITFKYSNRVLIRAGLVISLLGAVVLALPLPAVFSLIGFILVGLGSAPIFPCMLHETPARFGKENSQKIMGYQMALAYTGGAFLPPLLGWIAARSTFMILPGAMIGFIVVMLMSSEQINTLMKKKLQHFR; encoded by the coding sequence ATGGCAACATTCTTTCTAATCATAATTTATTTGGCCTTTATCAGCTTAGGACTGCCGGATTCGATGCTTGGCGCAGCCTGGCCGATTATGCGGCTGGATTACGGGGCACCTGTAGAAACTGCGGGGCTGCTATCGATGGTGGTTGTGGGGGGGACGATTATCTCCAGTTTGGCCAGCAGCGCTGTGCTGCAGCGTCTGGGCACGGGCAAGGTTACTTTTATCAGTGTCGCTGTAACAGCTCTTGCGTTATTGGGATTCTCATATTCCTCTTCTGTTATCTGGCTGGCTGTGCTGGCTTTGCCGCTGGGACTTGGAGCCGGTTCCATTGATACCGGTCTGAACAATTATGTGGCGACTCATTATAAAGCGCATCATATGAGCTGGCTGCACTGCTTCTGGGGAATCGGTGCCATGCTCGGTCCAATCCTTATGTCTGGCTATATCTCGAACGGAGATTCCTGGAGAAAAGGCTTTTTAACAGTCAGCCTGATTCAGTTTGCATTAGTGATCCTGCTGTTTGTAACCTTGCCTTTATGGAAAAGAACAGAGAATATTGGCCAGGAAGCGGCAAAATCTGGAGAATCTGCTGAACCCGCGGGTACGGACCGCAATGTTTTGAAGATCAAAGGCGTAAAACTGGCAATGATCACCTTCCTGTTCTATAGCGGCGTTGAAGCAACGCTTGGATTATGGGGGAGCAGTTTTCTGGTCAATGCCAAGGGTCTGTCTGCAGCAACTGCCGCCGGCTGGGTCTCACTCTATTACGGGGGAATCACTGCCGGGCGGCTGATTACCGGATTCATTACTTTTAAATACAGTAACCGTGTTTTGATTCGTGCAGGCCTGGTGATTTCACTGTTAGGTGCAGTGGTGCTGGCGTTGCCGCTTCCGGCGGTATTTTCGTTAATTGGCTTTATTCTGGTTGGTCTGGGGTCGGCACCGATTTTCCCTTGTATGCTGCATGAGACTCCAGCCCGGTTCGGCAAAGAGAACTCCCAGAAAATTATGGGCTATCAGATGGCGCTGGCTTATACAGGCGGGGCCTTCCTGCCGCCACTGCTGGGGTGGATTGCTGCACGGAGTACCTTCATGATTCTGCCGGGCGCCATGATCGGCTTTATTGTAGTCATGTTGATGAGCTCAGAGCAGATCAATACGCTGATGAAAAAGAAATTGCAGCATTTTAGATAA
- a CDS encoding glycosyl hydrolase family 8 codes for MNKQNKWKPGWKSFIILCLALFILPAGSALAAVNKPFPQHTTYTSGTIKPNNVTQTSMDNSVKAKWNEWKAAYLKPAGTGKYYVKYNSDGETVSEAHGYGMLFTVLMAGYDTNAQTYFNGLYNYYTAHPSSINPYLMSWKQNSSFQNIEGEDSATDGDMDIAFALLLADRQWGSAGTVNYLQAANNVIGAIMDNEINQTQWTIRLGDWANSGSYNTATRPSDFMLDHLKAFKAATGDARWTSVADKTYTIINSLYTGYSGGTGLLPDFVVYSGGVYKPAAAGFLEDANDGNYNYNSCRTPWRITTDYLISGDNRALAQLTQLNSWIKTKVNSTPGNIKDGYKLNGTTFGSYNSGAFYAPFGVSAMISSSNQSWLNSLWSHTAGSAAEDYYEDSIKLFSMIVMSGNWWTY; via the coding sequence ATGAACAAGCAAAACAAGTGGAAGCCGGGCTGGAAAAGCTTCATTATCTTATGTCTGGCGCTGTTCATTCTGCCGGCCGGTTCTGCACTGGCTGCCGTCAACAAGCCGTTTCCGCAGCACACCACCTATACAAGCGGTACCATCAAACCGAATAATGTTACGCAGACAAGTATGGACAATTCGGTCAAGGCGAAGTGGAATGAATGGAAAGCTGCATATCTGAAACCGGCTGGTACCGGAAAATACTATGTTAAATATAATTCAGACGGGGAAACCGTGTCCGAAGCCCACGGTTATGGCATGCTCTTTACAGTGCTGATGGCCGGGTATGACACCAATGCACAGACGTATTTTAACGGTCTATATAATTATTACACCGCCCATCCCAGCTCCATCAATCCCTATCTGATGTCCTGGAAGCAGAACAGCAGCTTTCAGAATATAGAGGGGGAGGATTCCGCTACTGACGGGGACATGGATATTGCTTTTGCGCTACTGCTTGCAGACCGGCAATGGGGCAGTGCGGGCACGGTCAATTATCTGCAGGCTGCGAATAATGTCATTGGAGCCATCATGGACAATGAGATCAATCAGACGCAGTGGACGATCCGTCTGGGAGACTGGGCCAACAGCGGCTCTTACAACACGGCTACACGGCCCTCGGATTTCATGCTGGATCACCTGAAGGCATTCAAGGCGGCAACCGGTGATGCGCGCTGGACCAGTGTAGCCGATAAAACGTACACCATTATAAACAGCCTGTACACGGGCTATAGTGGGGGCACTGGTCTGCTGCCTGACTTTGTGGTCTATTCCGGAGGTGTCTATAAACCGGCAGCAGCCGGCTTTCTGGAGGATGCCAATGACGGGAATTACAACTATAACTCCTGTCGTACGCCATGGCGGATCACTACAGATTATCTGATTTCCGGTGATAATCGTGCGCTTGCCCAGCTTACGCAGCTTAACAGCTGGATCAAGACCAAAGTAAACAGTACGCCTGGAAACATTAAAGACGGTTATAAGCTGAACGGTACAACGTTTGGCAGCTATAACAGCGGAGCTTTCTACGCTCCCTTTGGAGTAAGTGCTATGATCTCTTCAAGTAACCAAAGCTGGCTGAATTCACTCTGGAGCCATACGGCCGGCAGTGCTGCTGAAGATTACTACGAGGACAGCATTAAGCTGTTTTCAATGATCGTGATGTCCGGCAACTGGTGGACTTATTAG
- a CDS encoding ROK family protein, protein MKNIGGNALVIREVNINLVRKELKEQGQATKRLIAENTGLSIVTVGTVLQYLVEQQEVREGDMISSSGGRPAQQYIYNDEHSLGLILFPYEEDSGIQIRRTVVTLSGRRLQDVSIPVTRIDLSSFETLIDEAMQQYSSIQAIGFGLPGAEIDGKMLVSDYIALRDISVTEHFRNRYGKPVVLENDVNAAVIGYCNRLQETRESSVVYMYFPDRFGPGAGIYINGRLHKGKRGFAGEVANIPLGIPWGDPSLITSFERITEAIAKLTAAVNSVLNPDLVVLYGSFLTDHHLRSVVDQCSLFLPDSTVPDIRMTEDFTADYLQGMIVQTLRTLEPGLQLTKSET, encoded by the coding sequence ATGAAAAATATTGGCGGCAATGCGCTGGTTATCAGAGAAGTGAATATTAATCTGGTACGTAAAGAATTGAAAGAGCAGGGGCAGGCGACGAAGCGCCTAATAGCCGAGAACACGGGGCTTAGCATTGTTACAGTAGGTACAGTGCTGCAATATTTGGTGGAGCAGCAGGAAGTGAGGGAGGGGGACATGATTTCCTCCAGCGGGGGCAGGCCGGCTCAGCAATACATATATAACGACGAACATTCACTGGGCCTGATTCTATTTCCTTATGAAGAGGATAGCGGGATTCAGATCCGCAGAACGGTCGTCACCTTGTCGGGCCGGCGCCTGCAAGATGTAAGTATACCAGTGACCCGGATTGATCTTAGCAGCTTTGAAACGCTGATTGACGAGGCTATGCAGCAGTATTCATCCATACAGGCGATAGGTTTCGGTCTGCCGGGAGCGGAGATCGACGGGAAAATGCTGGTCTCTGACTATATCGCTCTGCGCGACATTTCTGTAACAGAGCACTTCAGGAACCGTTACGGCAAACCGGTTGTTCTGGAGAACGATGTTAATGCTGCAGTCATCGGGTACTGTAACAGATTGCAGGAAACCAGAGAATCTTCTGTAGTGTATATGTATTTTCCGGACCGTTTTGGACCGGGGGCAGGAATATACATCAATGGCAGACTGCATAAAGGCAAACGGGGCTTCGCCGGTGAGGTAGCTAATATTCCGCTGGGTATTCCGTGGGGGGATCCCTCGCTGATTACCTCGTTCGAGCGGATTACCGAAGCAATTGCCAAACTGACAGCTGCGGTCAACAGTGTGCTGAATCCTGATCTTGTGGTGCTTTACGGAAGCTTTTTAACGGATCATCATCTGCGCTCGGTAGTTGATCAGTGCAGCTTATTTTTACCGGACAGTACCGTTCCGGACATCCGGATGACCGAAGATTTTACGGCAGACTATTTACAGGGCATGATCGTGCAGACCCTTCGGACACTTGAACCGGGCCTGCAATTAACCAAATCTGAAACGTAG
- a CDS encoding DUF1349 domain-containing protein, whose translation MKKPVNWQDGVWSNQPQSIMEQGGSMVVEAVEGSDYWEKTMYQFQHDNGHALLAAWEDSCAVEVSFASGSLTALYDQAGIMLWHSPTEWIKAGIELNDGVPHVGAVVTDEYSDWSLSPVPEWTGENITIRASRLEDAVILRARTDIHPWRTIRVARFPYKTGVQAGPLLCAPTRAGLSVEFTRWVTTLPDTDVHEEPPRD comes from the coding sequence ATGAAGAAGCCGGTGAATTGGCAGGATGGGGTATGGAGCAATCAGCCGCAATCCATAATGGAGCAGGGCGGGAGCATGGTTGTTGAAGCAGTAGAAGGCAGTGATTATTGGGAGAAAACAATGTATCAGTTCCAGCATGACAACGGGCACGCGCTGCTTGCCGCCTGGGAGGATTCGTGTGCGGTTGAAGTCAGTTTTGCAAGCGGGAGTCTTACAGCGTTATATGACCAGGCTGGGATTATGCTGTGGCATAGCCCCACAGAGTGGATAAAGGCCGGAATTGAGCTAAATGATGGCGTGCCGCATGTCGGTGCCGTTGTAACGGATGAATACTCGGATTGGTCCTTGTCCCCTGTACCTGAATGGACTGGAGAGAATATCACCATCCGTGCCTCACGCTTAGAAGATGCCGTTATCCTCAGAGCCAGAACGGATATACATCCTTGGCGTACGATTCGTGTTGCCCGCTTTCCGTATAAGACGGGTGTGCAGGCTGGTCCGCTTCTCTGTGCTCCGACGAGGGCTGGGCTCAGCGTTGAATTTACACGCTGGGTGACTACCCTGCCTGATACGGATGTTCATGAAGAACCGCCGAGGGATTAA
- a CDS encoding RicAFT regulatory complex protein RicA family protein — protein sequence MQSFNTRDLIVREDIMGKAKELASLISTSEEVRHFQQAELKIQNHERVQGLIATIKKKQKEIVAFESFGNKDMVAKIEQEIEVLQDEIDGIPVVNEFQQSQSDINYLLQLVISVIRDTVSEKINVEAGTEAPPSTCGD from the coding sequence ATGCAGAGCTTCAACACCCGTGATCTGATTGTGCGTGAGGATATTATGGGCAAAGCGAAGGAACTCGCTTCACTGATTTCGACAAGTGAAGAAGTGCGGCATTTCCAGCAGGCCGAGCTCAAAATCCAGAATCACGAGCGTGTGCAGGGGCTAATTGCCACGATTAAGAAGAAGCAGAAGGAGATTGTCGCCTTTGAGAGCTTCGGCAATAAGGATATGGTAGCGAAGATTGAACAGGAAATCGAAGTCCTGCAGGATGAAATCGACGGGATTCCGGTCGTGAATGAGTTCCAGCAGAGCCAGAGCGATATTAATTACCTGCTGCAGCTGGTTATTTCCGTAATCCGGGACACTGTGTCAGAGAAAATCAATGTGGAAGCCGGAACAGAAGCGCCGCCGTCCACATGCGGAGATTAA
- a CDS encoding nicotinate phosphoribosyltransferase, with translation MRRELALHTDKYQINMMYAHWVNGTHKRKAVFEAYFRKLPFGNGFAVFAGLERIAQYISDLRFTEDDVRYLSEQEENYAPAFLEELLQFHFQGTIHSMKEGALVFPDEPLVRVEGTIMEAQLVETAILNFMNYQTLIATKASRIKQVAPGDILLEFGTRRAQEADAAVWGARAAYIGGFHATSNMLAGRMFGIPTKGTHAHSWVQSFASEQEAFDAYAKVMPDGVTLLVDTFDTLRSGVPHAINTAKKLEAQGKRMNGIRLDSGDLAYLSIQARKMLDEAGLDYVKIVASNDLDENTIMDLKLQGAAIDTWGVGTQLITASDQPSLGGVYKLVEIESPTGEMIPTIKISSNPEKVSTPGKKEVFRIVGTNGKAMADYISFPEEETPRSGGRIKLFNPLHPYLRKNVDKYEALPMLEPIFVNGFQVYKLPALDEIRSYHQEQLDLFWPEYLRKLNPEVYRVNLSEKVWTRKQELIAEHMQQDIE, from the coding sequence TTGAGGAGAGAGCTTGCTCTACATACCGATAAATATCAGATCAATATGATGTACGCCCACTGGGTGAACGGAACGCATAAACGCAAGGCAGTATTCGAAGCCTACTTCCGCAAACTGCCGTTCGGGAACGGCTTTGCCGTGTTCGCGGGTCTGGAGCGCATTGCCCAGTATATCAGTGACCTGCGCTTTACCGAAGATGATGTCCGCTATCTATCCGAGCAGGAAGAGAATTATGCGCCCGCGTTTCTTGAGGAGCTGCTGCAGTTTCATTTTCAGGGGACGATCCACTCCATGAAGGAAGGGGCGCTCGTCTTTCCGGATGAGCCGCTCGTACGGGTTGAAGGAACAATTATGGAGGCCCAGCTTGTCGAAACGGCGATTCTCAACTTCATGAACTATCAGACACTGATTGCTACAAAGGCCTCACGGATCAAGCAGGTGGCTCCCGGCGATATCCTGCTGGAATTCGGAACCAGGAGAGCGCAGGAGGCGGATGCGGCGGTATGGGGCGCACGGGCGGCTTATATCGGCGGTTTTCATGCTACCTCTAACATGCTGGCCGGAAGAATGTTCGGCATTCCTACCAAAGGAACACATGCACACTCCTGGGTGCAGAGCTTTGCAAGTGAGCAGGAAGCCTTTGATGCCTATGCCAAGGTAATGCCGGATGGCGTTACCCTGCTGGTGGACACCTTCGATACACTGCGCAGCGGTGTGCCGCATGCCATCAACACTGCCAAGAAGCTGGAAGCACAGGGTAAGCGGATGAACGGTATCCGGCTCGATAGCGGAGACTTGGCCTATCTGTCTATCCAGGCGCGCAAGATGCTGGATGAGGCCGGCCTGGACTATGTTAAGATTGTCGCCTCTAATGATCTGGATGAGAATACAATCATGGACCTCAAGCTGCAGGGTGCAGCCATCGATACATGGGGGGTGGGAACACAGCTTATCACCGCTTCCGACCAGCCTTCGCTTGGCGGCGTGTATAAGCTGGTTGAAATTGAGTCGCCTACAGGTGAAATGATACCGACGATCAAAATTTCCTCCAACCCCGAGAAGGTCTCGACTCCCGGCAAAAAAGAAGTGTTCCGCATTGTCGGAACCAATGGCAAGGCGATGGCGGATTATATCAGCTTCCCTGAAGAGGAGACTCCGCGCAGCGGCGGCCGCATTAAGCTGTTCAATCCGCTGCATCCGTATTTGCGCAAGAACGTCGACAAGTATGAGGCGCTGCCGATGCTGGAGCCGATATTTGTGAACGGATTCCAAGTCTACAAGCTGCCTGCGCTGGATGAAATCCGCAGCTATCACCAGGAACAGCTTGATTTGTTCTGGCCGGAGTACCTGCGCAAGCTGAATCCTGAGGTGTACCGTGTAAATCTCAGTGAAAAGGTATGGACGCGGAAGCAAGAACTGATCGCAGAGCATATGCAGCAGGATATTGAGTAG